The Fretibacterium sp. OH1220_COT-178 DNA window CTTCGGTGCGGTGCTCTCCATCCGTCTGGGCCTGACCTTCTCGCTCCTGCCGGGGCTCTCCGGCCTCTCGGCCTCGGCCTTCCTGGGCGCGGGGCTGGCCACGGCGGTCATCTACGCCGCGGGCTCCTGGAGGCGTGGGGGGACGTCCTCCCTTCTCCTGGCCGGGATCGCCGTCAGCTTTCTCTTCAGCAGCCTCACCCTGATCGTGCAGTATACGGGCAACTACGTGGACTCCTTCAGGATGGCGCTCTGGACGATGGGCAGCATTCAGGCGGTGGGGTTCGGTGCGCTTGGGACCACGCTGCCCGCCCTCGTTCTGATCCTCTGCGCGGCCGTGTTCTGGGCGCCGGAGCTGGATCTGTTTCTCTGCGGCGAGGAGCTGGCCGAGAGCCGTGGCGTATCCGTCGGGCGGCTCCGGCGCGGGCTCTTCATCGGGGTCTCCCTGGCCGTGGCCGTCAGCGTGTCCGCGTGCGGCCCCGTCGGCTTCGTCGGACTCATGGGACCCCACATCTGCCGCCGGATCGTCGGGCCGGCCCATCGGACGCTCGTCATCGTCTCCGCGCTGTTTGGGGGGACCTTTCTGGTGGTTTGCGATACCGCGGCCCGAACGCTCTGGGCCCCTGCGGAGATCCCCGTCGGGGTGCTCACCTCCTGCATGGGCTCCTTCTTCTTCCTCTGGCTTCTGCTCAAGCGCGAACGGCGGCGGAGCTGAGTTTTCATCGATTTCGGAGGTGCGGTTCATGGTGGAGTACATGCGGGCCGGGGGCGTCATCATGTGGATCATCGCCCTGCTTTCCTTTATCGCGCTGACTGTGGTCTTGGAGAGGCTTTTTCTCCTCGTGCGGAGCCGGACGGATCCCGGCCGGCTGGAGGCCGCGCTGTCCGCGGCGCTGCGCTCCGGGGACCTCGCGTCGGCGCGGGACATCGCGGACGCTTCGGACAGCTCCCTGCATCGTTTTTTCAGGGCGGTCCTGCCGCACTGGGGTCTACCGGACGAGGCGATGAAGGTGCTGGCCGAGCGGCGGGTGCGGCGGGAACTCTACAGGCTGGAGAAACGCCTGCCCGTCCTGGAGGTTGTGGCCCGCATCGCACCGCTTCTAGGTCTGCTGGGGACCGTGCTGGGGATGGTGGAGATGTTTC harbors:
- a CDS encoding FecCD family ABC transporter permease, whose product is MKSHRVAVRGLLLLSVVVLLVAPLVGMHALSWGDIWLEGARGHKIFWELRLPRVCLAWVTGAILGVCGALFQALFRNPLASPDMLGISTGAAFGAVLSIRLGLTFSLLPGLSGLSASAFLGAGLATAVIYAAGSWRRGGTSSLLLAGIAVSFLFSSLTLIVQYTGNYVDSFRMALWTMGSIQAVGFGALGTTLPALVLILCAAVFWAPELDLFLCGEELAESRGVSVGRLRRGLFIGVSLAVAVSVSACGPVGFVGLMGPHICRRIVGPAHRTLVIVSALFGGTFLVVCDTAARTLWAPAEIPVGVLTSCMGSFFFLWLLLKRERRRS
- a CDS encoding MotA/TolQ/ExbB proton channel family protein, producing the protein MVEYMRAGGVIMWIIALLSFIALTVVLERLFLLVRSRTDPGRLEAALSAALRSGDLASARDIADASDSSLHRFFRAVLPHWGLPDEAMKVLAERRVRRELYRLEKRLPVLEVVARIAPLLGLLGTVLGMVEMFRSLHQGGAIDAAAVTGGIWKALFTTVAGLAAAIPTVLAHGMLQSAVDSRSEALERAADFLIREHVARETGRLSP